AAGCTTATTGGTGTCGATTTCTTCATAAGGAATATTCAATTCTTCTGAGCTGGTTAAGTCAGATGATTTAATATTTAAATCTTTTTTATTCATTGTAAACTCTCTACGCAGGAAGAGTTTTCTTTGTAATAGAGTCATATTCTTTTTTAATTACACACAACGTTTAGTATATGGCAAGTAGGGCAGTAGAAAGCGATAAACTTTCAATTTTGCAATGAGCCAAAACGTTGTGTTTTGTTTTTAAAGTATTCATTCTTAAATGCCAAATTAACGATTTGGCGGTGTTGGTAAATACCACTGAACTTTCTTAAACCACCGAACGCCCTATTTGCTATATACAGTGTTAGCAACTGGTTTTATTTAAATTCGAGCAACATAGTTTGGTTTCCAATAAAGGCAATCATATTATCTGCGTATTTATAAGTTCCTTTATTGTGGACAGTCCCTCCATTATAATCATACTCGTTAAAGGATATGTAATTTATTGATAAATCCAACTTATTTATAGAAAAACCAAACCCTTCATTCGTCAATATAGCGAAGGGTATTTCATTATCTTCTATACCAGGTATCTTGAAATCCTTTATTTGATTGTATGTACTTATTATTGATTCAAAGTCAAGAAAATGATAATTGAAATCAGATTTTCCGTTATGTAATTTCCCGAACAGTCCTTCTTTAGAATCTTTTTTTTGTCCATTATTGGCTTTGAGTAAACACTTTAAATCATTAGGAATAAAATTCCATTCCTCTTTTTCTTGAATAGCATCTAAAATACCATCATTTAACAGTCCATTACTGGATCGGCTAAATTCAATCCATATTTCAGATAATTTTTCCATTTTATTTTACTTGTTGCTAACGGTTCGTATAACCGCAGTTACGGGTTAAATTAGCGATTATTTTCGGTTTGGCACAGACGTTAGCAATTCCGAGTGGATTCGGACGTAGTCGAATCCGCCGTAATTGCGGTTATACATTGTTGTAGCACGTTTTTATATTTCATCAAGTAATTCCGATTCAATTTTTGGATTGTTCTTTACAAAACTTTTCAATTCAGAAATAGATTTTCCTGCGATAGTGTCACAATCCGTATTTTCAATTCGCTTCAACATTGTAATTGTCATATGGGATGGTTTGTCGATCAAGGAGGCATACAGTTTCTGTTCGTATTCCAGTGTTTCAAGTCCGTGCAATATTGTCCAAAAAACTCCAGCGCCATCATCAGTCGGATTTTTTTCAAAGACTCCGAAAAGAGCATCAATTCCGATTTCTGGCTTTCCGCTTTCCCACAATTCAGTCACTAATTCTTCTAATAGTAACCAATTTCCGTCATCACTTTTATATGATTCTATATCCGATATTATTTCTTTTACTTGACGCATTTCTCAAATGTGCTACAACGCTTCAGCTATGAGTAGTGCGGAGGCAAGGAAACCTTTTTTTTGCGTCTGCGCACGTAGCCAAAGCATTTTGTTTGCGTTTTATTTTTTATGTTTTAAATGCCAAATCAAACTGATTTGGCGACCTCTTAAATATACACAAACCATTGAATTAATCACCAAACTCCGCATTACTTATAGCTATTGTTGTAAAACGTTTTTATTTTATTCCGAATGGTTTAGCTTTTAATTCCGTTAACCATTCCGTTCCATATTTCTTATTTAAATAATCGAAAATCATTTGATTGTTTTCTGTTACTTTTTTAAATGATAAAGGGTCAATCACGCAATTCTCTTTTATAAGTCCAATTCCATATTTTTCCTTAAATGCCAAATATCCTTCTGGAATTGAACCGTCGATGCCATGTATTATAAAATTTAGTGTTCCGTCCGAAATCCGTATTTTTATTTGTTCTTCGGTCAAATTTGTGTCCAAATTCATAGGGAAAGAGTAAATTCCACTACTATAACTTAATTCAGTTTTTTCCATTAGCCGAATAGTAATTGTATTTTTTCTATTACTTATACGTGAAGGATAGAAAGTGTAAGCAGTAAAGTCATCTGAAACGAAGCTGAATAGATATTTACCTTTTTCCGGTAAAGTGATTTTAAAACTCTCAGCGTTATTGACTTCGATTTTGTGATTTGAATTAATGATTGTAAATTCTCCTGAAGTAAATTCCTTATTCGTTAAGTTCTCAAAAGTTACTTCGGCTATTATTTCTATTTCGGTTGCTTTCGAAATAGTACAAATCAAAGCTAAAATCAGAGTTATAAATATTTTTTTCATAGTTATTAATTTAAATCAAATATTAAATTACTATTTCTATAAAACAATTCATAATTAGTGAATAACCTTTTTCGTTTAGTAAAACTGCTTTTTGATTGAGCTAAATGTTTTACAACGTTTGGGCTATGATTAGTGCGGTGCAGAAATCCGACGGATTTGCAACCAAGCACTAAGCAAAAGCAGTTTTTTTTGTTTTAAATTTTTTATCCCAAAGCAAAATCAAACTGATTTTGCGGACTTTATAAATATACACAAAGCACTGAATTAAACACCAAGGCCCGCATTAATTATAGCCGTTGTTAGCAAAAGTATATTTTTTCTGCGTTCAGATTCCCTGCTCAGTTTTTCCGTTCAGTTTTTCAATTCCGACTGCGTAAAGTTTGCGTTTTGATTTTCAATTTTAATTACACCAAGTGTGTAAATTCTGTCTGCGTAATCTTTGCGTTTTGCTTTTTTAATTCCGTCTTTTTTCTCCTTAAAAAAAACTCCGTTTAGCCAGCTCGATTTAAGTTCAGTTTTTACTGTCTTCGGATATTTTTGCTAACGTTCAAGCTATGAGTAGTGCGGAGGCAAGGAAACCTTTTTGTTTCCGTGTACGCACGTAGCAAAAGCTTTTTGTTTTGTTTTAAATTTTTTTCGTCAGAGCAAAATCCTAAAGATTTTGCGGACACTTTAAATATACACTTAGTTTGGAATAAACACCAAACTCCGCATTACTTATAGCTATTGTTGGCATTTCGTTTTTTTTATTCAGTCTTATTCCGCTTTTAGATTTTCCTGCGCTTGAGTGAATTCCGTCAGCGTTTTATTCTATAATATTTTTAAATTCCGTTTGAGTAAGTAAATCAGTAACTTATTTAAGTTTAGAAGCAGTTCCGTTTCCGTTATGCTTCTAAAATTCTGACTTATTTTTTATTTCTTTCTTCAGGTTTTCTTGTCATCACAAAATATAAAACATACAACCAGCTAAAAATTCCGTGTAAAAATGCTAATAAAACAGATTTGTTCCTTTCCCAGGAAACAACAACGGCTAAAACAGTTCCTAATCCAATTCCACTGCTTATTGCCGTATTTCTTATTCCGTTGTTTCCAGAGTCTTGGCTAAAACATTCTAAAGAGAAAATTAGTAAAAAAAATAATGTCAGTTTTAGTTTATTCATATTTTAATATTTTAAGGGCATTTCGCAAATGAATGCCAACGCTTCAGCTATGAGTAGTGCGGAGTAAAGGAAACCTTTTTGTTTCCGTCTACGCACGTAGCAAAAGCTTTTTGTTTTGATTTATATTTTTTCTCCAGAGCAAAATCGAAAAGATTTTGCGGACATAGTAAATATACGCTTACTTTAAATTAAACACCAAACTCCGCATTACTTATAGGTTTTGTTGTGGCGCGTTTTTATTCCATCCGCAAAGTGTCGAACCCCATTGGCGTAGGGGGATGATACGGAACTTGCTCCCAAAACGCAAGATTTAAAACAACATCAGTTTTTAGAGAATCATATTTTATTGCCAATGTATTTATGAAACTTTCAATTCCAACCGTTTTTTCGTCACGCATAGATTCAATAATCACGAAATAGTTATCTGGTTTGTCGGTTGAATTGGATGAATGATAATATGAGAATTCCGAGTGTAACATCATGGATAACGAGTCCAAATTAATTTCAGGTAAGCTTTGTTCATGATAGACTTTACCTCTGTTAAAAGTTACATAATGTTTTCCTGCGGGGTCAAATATGAACGGTTCGCAGTCTTGAGTGGGATAAATATTCCGAACAATATTTTTAGATTCTATTACAATCCTAGGAATACTGTCATTACAAGACACTTCGATAATTCGGTCAATGAATTCACCATATGTTTTAAATCCGTCAAGTCGTAGCGAAACTTTTAAACTGTCATTTTCTTTTTTGCCATAACCATATTCTTTTAATTCCCTTTTTTGATTTACACATGCCGAAGTCATTAATATTAGAATCAAAATTTTGGTAATGTTCAATTTCATTTGGGAGGTTCTGTTAAATGCGCCACAACGGTTAGTATATGAAAAGTAGGCGATTTTGAAACACCCAATTTTCAGCTAAGCACAAAGTTTTAAACGTGCTATAACCCTTCAATTTACTGCTGTCCCGCCTATTTTTTATATACATTGTTACCTGCTGGCTCCTTCTTTCGTGTCACTGTATGTCTTGTCTTTATTGAGATTAATTGTCATTGTCTAATGTGTTTGTCGGGCTGTGTGTCGGTGTGGTTTTATTTTTTTGAAGCGTTGGTAAATTTATAAAAAACAATTTTTGTCTGCATTGGCAAAGCAAGCTCTTTTGCATTTTTTGGTCTGTGTATTGGCTTGTGCGAATTGCAAATGTGCTTGCTTTTAGAGTTGGATTTAGCCTATTTTAACAGATGTCATAGTTAATGAACCTGCCACTGCTTTGTCGTTAAACAAACTCACGTCATCTTTATCGTCTTTTAATGCTAACGAATAAAGCAAAGGCAAATAGTGTTCAGGTGTAGGGATGGCTAAGTCAAACGCCTTTCCTTGCGAACGGAAATTGATAAGCTGCTTATGGTCGCCACTTAAAATAAATTTTTTCATTTTCTCATTTGCTTCAATTGCCCAATCATATCCAAAGGTTTCGTTCAATCGTTTCCACTCAACCATTCCGAGATTATGAACCATATTCCCACTACCTATAATCAGCACGCCTTTTTCACGAAGCGATTTAATTTGCTGCGCCAATTCGTAATGATATTGAGGTGATTGGCTGTAATCAATACTCATTTGAATAACAGGAATGTCTGCATTCGGATACAAATGTTTTATCACACTCCACGCACCGTGGTCGAGACCCCACTTATCATCTAATACTATTTCTGTTTTTGTGATGAGTGTTTTGGTTTCTTTTGCCAAGTCGGGACTTCCCGGTGCAGGATATTGTACAGCAAATAATTCTTTCGGAAAGCCGCCAAAATCGTGAATAGTAGGTGGATTTTGCATTGCCGTAACAAAAGTTCCTTTGGTTTCCCAATGAGCCGACACACACAAAATCGCATTGGGCTTTGGGATTCCTTTGGCGATATTTCTAAAGCCCGTTACAAATTCATTTTCTTCTATGGCATTCATCGGACTGCCGTGCCCCAAAAACAAAACAGGCATTTTAGCCGTTTTGCTCATTGGTTCTGTTAACTTATTTAATACGTCTAATTTCATAGCTGCTGCTGTTAATGGCAATACTGCCAGTGATTTTAAAAATGTTTTTCTGTCCATCATAAACAACATTTACTTTAGTTTCCATATAGAACCGTTCTTAGTCGTGAGTTTTTTCAATTTTCCTTTTGCATCTAATTCATCCAAAAATTGCTCGCTTCCCTTTCTTGGTGTTCCTGACAATTCAGCGAATTCTTTTGCAGTAAGTGAAGAATATTTGGCAAATAAGGTTTCCCAGGTTTTACTGTATTCTGCTTTTGAAGACGATGGGGCTAATTTCAATATGGCCATTTCATAAAACGCATACGGTTTTGTTCCGTAAACAAACTCCTTATTGCCTGTTTCATCCACAAAAAACATAGTAGGAAAGCCCCTTACGCCAAGTTCTTTTCCCAATTTTAAATCTTCTTGAAATAATTCTTTTGCTCTGCCTTCGTTATCGGTTTTAAATTGTGCAACATCCAGGCCTACACTTTTAGCTGCTGTTTCCAAGTGCTCCCATTTGGCAATATTTTTCTTTTGTAAGAAAACCATTTCTCTTATTTCTCGGAGAAATTCAACGGCTTTTTCTTCGCTTTGCATTTGTGCTGCTTTAAAAGCAATTGATGGCGGATAAGAAGAATTTAAAGGGTCTTCCAGCCAAACATCACCATCGATTGGCATATCGTAATGAGCACTTACTTCGTCCCAATGATGGGCTACATCCGATGGTTTGCTAATTCCGCCACTGTTATAACTCCAGTCGGGTAATAAGCCGCCCATTCTATATTCAATTTCAATACTATTTCCATATTCCAATTTCAGTTTACGTAATTGTGGCTCTATACCCCAACACGATGAACAAATAGGGTCGGTGTAATAAATAACCTTTACAGGTTTTTGTGATGATTTAGAAAATGAAGCTTCCTGCTCCGTTTTTGATGAATCAGGCATTTCACACATTCCTGTTTCGATATCGCATAAAAGCGGATTATTGTTATTTGATTCCATTTTATTTCGTACTTGTGATTGGCAGCTTGAACTACCAAAAGTTAAAAGACTTATGATTAAAATTAATGCTGACTTCATATTGAAATTGTTTCAGGCAAAAGTGTAGTGTCGTCAATGATGATGACACTACACTCCATATATTCAATTATGAGTTGCCATAAATATTTGATTCGCCACCATCAATCGCAATTGTTTGTCCGCTTACATAGCCGTTGTCTTCACTTAAAAGAAAAGAAACTAATTTGGCTACTTCGTGTGGTTGCCCAAGTCGTTTGGTCGGGTTACGTTGAGCATATTCGGTTTCTGCTGCTTTAGGGTCAGATGGATTAACTTGTTTGAATGCTTCTGCGACCATTGGTGTTAAGATAGCTCCAGGTGCAATGGCATTGGTTAAGATTCCGTCTCTGCCATATTCCAAAGCTGCATTTTTTGTCATACCCGACACAGCGTGTTTACTTGCCACATAAGGCATTTGGTTAAGCACTCCACGAATACCACCAACTGATGCCACGTTCACAATACGACCAAATTTTTGCTTTTGCATTACAGGAATTACATAACGCATTCCATAATACACACCCATCAGGTTGATGTCAATCACCTTTTTGAAGATGTTTACATCATACTCGGTAATGCTTGCCTGCTTTCCTTCAATTCCCGCATTGTTGTAAAGCCCGTCAATTCTTCCGAATGCTTTTACCGCTTCATTTACATAGTTTTGAACGGCTTCTTCTTTTGATACATCAGCCACCACATTGATAATTTTCACATTCGGAAACTCTTTTGAGATTTCCGCTTTTGCATCTGCCAAACCTTTTTCGTTGTAGTCAACCAATACAAGGTTTGCACCTTTTGAAGCCAATTCTTTTGCTGTTGCTAACCCAAGTCCCATACCGGCACCTGTGATTATTATTACTTTGTTTTTCATTGTTTACTGTTTTAAGATTGCTTTACAAATTGAAGTTCACCGAAGATTTTCACTTCTTCACTTACCAGCACACCACCAGTTTCCAAAGCTGCGTTCCAGTTAAGTCCCCAATCTTTGCGGTTTATTTTTCCTTCTAAAGAAAAACCCGCTTTTTCATTTCCCCAAGGGTCTTTGTTGATGCCGCCAAAATCTACTTCGAGGGCTACTTCTTTACTATTTCCTTTGATGGTAAGAATTCCTTTCAATTCATATTCATCATCATCTTTCTGTTTGAATGAAGTACTTTTGAACAAAAGTTCTTTGTGATTTTCCACATCAAAGAAGTCGGCTGATTTTAGATGATTATCTCTGTCATTATTGTTCGTGTTGATAGACGAAGCGTCTATGCTTACATTTAATGAAGATTTTAAAATATCGTCTCCATCTACTGCAACAGAAAAGTTTTTAAACTCACCTTTTACGTTAGTAATCATCATATGTCTTACTTTGAAAGTAAGTTCACTGTGAGTTGGGTCTAAAACCCATTTTGTTGTTGTTTTTGCTACTGTTTCCATTTTTTTATGTTTTTAAATGATTAATTAATTTTGACACTACAAAGGTGCAATCATTTAAAGGGCAACGGGTAACAGTATTTGGAAGAAGAGTTGTAAAATCAGGAAAGGAGCTTTTTCATCTCTTCACGAAACTCAGAAGGAGTTAGCCCTGTTCTTTTTTTAAACACATTGGTGAAATAGGCTTTTTCATTGAATCCAAGGTCAAATCCAATTTCTGAAATGTTTTTTGCTGAATGTGTTAGCTGATTTTTGGCTTCTATCAATTTTCTTGTTTCAATGATTTCAGTTACTGTTTGCTGAAGGATATTTTTACAAATAAGATTTAAATTTCTTGCCGACATAAACAACTTTTCAGCATAAAATTCTACGCCTACAGGCCGCTGATAATTTTCTTCAAGTATTTGCAAAAAGTTTTGAAGTGTGGTATTCTGAGTAGTGCTTATTGCGGTTTCATTGGGTGTAATTTTATTTCTTTCCGATTCTATCATAATGAACAAAGCGCTTAGCAAATGTCTTACTACACTCAAATCTGGATTTTCCTGCTGGATTTCTCCGTTTATAATTTCGCATATTGTAGTTAAACGGTTAAAGCAATAGTCGTTTGGCAGCTTTAGCATTGCGTGGTTGTGGTAATTTGCATAAAGCTGAAAAGTGATTTCAGGGATAAACTCGCTTTTAAATCGCATTACCCACATATCGCACTTGCCGTTCTTTAATTTTGGTATAACACGATGAACTTTTCCTTTTGTGACAAAACTTACAAGAGGTGCGTCAAGTAATGTGTTTTCAAAATCAATAAAGTGTTCTAATTGACCTTCCATACCGATAATCAACTCTTCAAAGTCGTGTTGGTGCGGTTCGTCTGGTGAAGCACTGATTTTAGTTGCTTCATCTTCGTCCACTCTAAATATTTTGAAAAGTTGATTCATAATTTTAAAGTTATGTTTTTAAATGAGTGATGTGAGAAGTGGCTCTTTGGGTTTTGCTGAAGCGTTGGCTTTGCGTATCTGGGCAAAACCAAATGTGCCATTAATGCGGCTGGCAAAAATTGTTTTTAAAAAATGTGCGGTGGGAAAAAATAAAAATACAGAAGCGTTGGCTTTTGGGTCGGCTGTCTTATGGTTCATTTGTCCCATCATTTTATGTTTATTTCTGTAGTTCATTCTTGCTCTGTCGTCTTTTAGGCTTGCAGGTAACGTTTATGTATAAGATTAGTGGCGTTTTTAATCACCTAATCTAGCAAATAATTACTAGATAGAAAATCCGCAAGGATTTTCGTAAGTATGCGAGGACTAGCCATTAATTTTATACGGTGTTGTGTGTAGTGTTTTATGCGTTTTTATTTTATCAGTTTAAATTGGTCAATTCCGATTTCAAACACAATTTTGTCATCTATCTCAATCTGTTTTCCATTAAGGTCGTAAAATTCAACGAAAACATTGTTTTCATCAATTACTTCAAGAACAGCTCCGTTTAGTCCGATTTTCAGTCCGTTATCTAGGTTTTCGGTCAGCTTTATTTTCTTGTAAAGTATTTTTTTTTCAATTTTTTTTAATTCCGCTTTTTGTTTATCCTTAATTCCGAACAATTTTTCCTTTATCCAATCGTATAAAGCCCGAATTGCAACATAAATTCCGCCAATTATCCATTCAAAAATTAGTTCTCCCATTTATAGAATTCGCTTTTTCTCACATTACACACAACGTTTGGGCTATGATTAGTGCGATGCAGAAATCCGACGGATTTCCAACTAAGCACTAAGCAAAAGCAGTTTGTTATGTTTTATTTTTTATCTAAAAGCAAAATCAAACTGATTTTGCGGTCTTTATAAATATACACAAACCACTTAATTAAAAACCAAAGTCCGCATTAATTATAGCCGTTGTTGTGCCTAGTTATTTTTTTTAAATCCGCTTGATGTTTTTCCGATAAGCACGGTTCTGAATATTCTAAAATTCCGTCATTTTCATATTCCGTCAGCATTTTTTTAATCTCGAAATAATTAATGTCTTTTAAAATTTCCATTGAAAAATATGAGTCATTAAGTCCTTCCGATGTGCATTTCAATTCCTTAAATCGATTTCTTATAATTTCTTTGTCAAACCCATTTTGCAATATCATAACTAAAACTATAGAGTTCCCTGAAAACTTAGTTGTCTTTTGATAAGTCAGCATTTGCTCTGATTCCTCAAATTTCGCATAAAACTCGTCGTCGGTTGCGATTAATGGTCCGTAAAACGGAATATTATCTAATTTGTAAATGCCATTTTCTTCGTCAATTATTTCACACCACATTGTTTCTACAGTCAATTCTTCTAGAACATTGCTGTGATATTTGAATAAAATCTTCTCGTATTTCTTTTCAGTTTCTGTCATTCTGGAATTAGGCACAACGTTGCGGCTATGGCAAGTAGGGCAGGTAATAAGTACTTATCTTTCCGCCAAGCCCGTAGCCAAAGCTTTTGCATTTTGTTTTTATTTTATCTATTCTAAAAGCCAAATCAAAAGATTTGGTGGACTTCGCAAACAGTTCCAAGCCAATGAATTCGATGCTTACCGCCCTATTTGCTATAGGTATTGTTAGGCACAGGCTTTTTTTTCTTTAATAGTCTTGTATCAAAACTTCCGTTGGAATATGCAATGTCGTATTAATTTTTCTTATCATGTCCAAAGTCAGTTTGCGCTTTTTGCTCAAAATTTCGCTTACCCTGCTTTTAAATCCCACGACCTCTGCTAAGTCCTTTTGTTTCATTCCCATTTGTTCCATTCGGAATTTGATGGCCTCAATAGGATCTGGCATTCCTATGGGGAAGTTTTCATTTTCGTATCGGTCGATTAAAATCGATAGAATTTCGAGTTCGTCTCCATTTTCGCTGCCTTTTGTGGCATCGAAAATTAGTTCGAGTCGCTTTATTGCGCTCTGATAGTCTTTTTCGTTTCTAATAGGTGCTATTTTCATCTTAAATTTCGTTTGCGTTTATTTTGTCATATTCGGCATGCGTTCCAACAAAGCGAATCCAACAGATTTGATACTCGAAATTAAATTTTACGATTAAACGGTATCGGTTGCCTTTTATGTTGAAAACAATTCGATTGTCCTTTAATATGCTTGCGCTCGGATACTCGATTTTCAGCTCATTCAAGTTTTTAAATTCAGATTTTTCAGTTTCCCTGTACCAGGCGGTCAATTGTTGTTCACTATCCGCATGCTTTGTCCAGAAATCCCTTAAAGTCCGTTTCGCTATTACTCTCAAATCATGTAATTTATAACAAAAGTACAAAAAAAAGTTACCATAACGGTAACTTAATTGATTTTTTTTTGCTTGTGCCTAACGCTTAAGCTATGTGTAGTGCGGAGGCAAGGAAACCTTTTTGTTTCCGTCTACGCACGTAGCCAAAGCATTTTGTTTGCGTTTTAATTTTTAATGTTTTAAATGCCAAATCAAACTGATTTGGCGACCTCATAAATATACACAAACCATTGAATTAAACACCAAAACCCGCATTACTTATAGGTTTTGTTGTACACAGTTTTTATTCTTTCAATAGTTTTTTCATTTCCTTTATTGAATCAGTAAAGTCTGATATTTTAAGCTCTTTACCTAGTTGAATAGGAGTCATATTCATGCGATTTGTCAAGTCCTTAATCGGCATATTTTCTAAACTTCCAAATTCGTATTTCCACCAGTCTAAGTCTTGCAGTCTATGATTTTGGAATCCATTTGTTTTTCTGTCATTATCAGTGCGCAGAAAATCAAGTTCTCCAATAATTGCATTTATATTTTCAAAATCCGTTATTATTCCGTCATATATTAATTGTCCATAAAATGCGTTTTTGAAAATTTCCTCAATATTATTCAAATCCGCCGTTTTTATGTCTGTCAAGATTACAAGATATTGAGTTTTTGCATTGGACATCAACCAACATTTTTTTCGGTCTACATAAAACACGGTTGCATTCCATTTCCCCAATAATCCACATTTGCCGTTAAAGTCGGTTTTAATTAGTTTTTTAACCAACTTTTCAAGTTTTTTTGATGTGTGAATTGGTGTTCGCATAAATTGTGTACAACGCTTCAGCTATGAGTAGTGCGGGGGCATGGAAACCTTTTTGTTTCCGTTTTCGCACTTAGCAAAAGCTTTTTGTTTTGATTTATATTTTTTGTCCAGAGCAAAATCGAAAAGATTTTGCGGACATAGTAAATATACGCTTACTTTAAATTAAATACCAAACCCCGCATTACTTATAGGTATTGTTGTAAAACGTTTTTTATAATTCGGCTTTGTATAGGTTTTCCATATTTTTCAATGGTCTGCGCAATAATTTTTCGGCTTCTTTCTGTCCATTCGCTTTTTGGTCAGAAGTCAATTTAGTTTCTAATTCTTGTATTTCTTTTACAATCTGTTGTTGTTGAATGTAAGAGAAGTCTTTCTTAAACTCATTGAATATTAAAAACCATTGATAGCTTTTAAATAAGTCTTTTTCCAATTCTCCACCATCTCTGTACATTTGAGCAAGTTGTAATCTAGTAGAAGTTATGTAACCACTTTTAGTCAAATTTTCAGGATTTTCTAACTTTCCAAGTTTAGTTGCCCATTCCAGCATTTTATCCATATTTTTCTCTACTCCCATCCCAGAATAGTAACAATTAACTATATTCCACATGCAAGTTCCGTCTCCATTTTCAGCACATTCTAGCCCAAAATCAAAAGCTTTTTTATAGTCTTGCTCAACTCCATCTCCATTTCCATATGCCATCATCATTTGATAAAGTCCATCGTTAAATCCTTGGTCAGCCGATTTAGCAAACCATTCAATTCCTTTTTCTGTATTCGGTTCAACGCCAACTCCAGCACGATAACTGTAACCTAGATTATATTGAGCTTCTGCATTTCCTAATTCAGCAGCTTGTTTTAAAATAGGAATAGCTTCTTCAAATTTCTGTTGTTCAATTAATTTTTTTGACTGTTCATTTAATTCTTCCGCATTTTGTCCAATTACATTAATGCTTACGAAAGTCAGAATTAGAAACGTTATTTGTTTAATCATTGGTTTTTTCAAAATGTTTTACAACGGTTTGTATATGAAAAGTAGCGGATTTTTAAGTACTAACTTTTCGAAAAGCAAGATACTTAATTAAAGACAAAAACGGTTCAGGTTAGCACCTAAACCGCTATTTTTTATATACGTTGTTATGTGCTGGCTTTTTTTATTCAACCATTTTCCTTTTCAAATTCTTCTATTTCTCTGTAGAATTCAATGGCTTTTTCAACGGATTTTCCGCCCGAACCTGCTATTAAATTTCTAAACCATTTTTTATTTAAGTTTTCGAGTTTGTGATTTTTATACAACCAAAAGGA
The sequence above is drawn from the Cellulophaga sp. Hel_I_12 genome and encodes:
- the ygiD gene encoding 4,5-DOPA dioxygenase extradiol — translated: MKLDVLNKLTEPMSKTAKMPVLFLGHGSPMNAIEENEFVTGFRNIAKGIPKPNAILCVSAHWETKGTFVTAMQNPPTIHDFGGFPKELFAVQYPAPGSPDLAKETKTLITKTEIVLDDKWGLDHGAWSVIKHLYPNADIPVIQMSIDYSQSPQYHYELAQQIKSLREKGVLIIGSGNMVHNLGMVEWKRLNETFGYDWAIEANEKMKKFILSGDHKQLINFRSQGKAFDLAIPTPEHYLPLLYSLALKDDKDDVSLFNDKAVAGSLTMTSVKIG
- a CDS encoding YceI family protein; the protein is METVAKTTTKWVLDPTHSELTFKVRHMMITNVKGEFKNFSVAVDGDDILKSSLNVSIDASSINTNNNDRDNHLKSADFFDVENHKELLFKSTSFKQKDDDEYELKGILTIKGNSKEVALEVDFGGINKDPWGNEKAGFSLEGKINRKDWGLNWNAALETGGVLVSEEVKIFGELQFVKQS
- a CDS encoding AraC family transcriptional regulator, whose product is MDEDEATKISASPDEPHQHDFEELIIGMEGQLEHFIDFENTLLDAPLVSFVTKGKVHRVIPKLKNGKCDMWVMRFKSEFIPEITFQLYANYHNHAMLKLPNDYCFNRLTTICEIINGEIQQENPDLSVVRHLLSALFIMIESERNKITPNETAISTTQNTTLQNFLQILEENYQRPVGVEFYAEKLFMSARNLNLICKNILQQTVTEIIETRKLIEAKNQLTHSAKNISEIGFDLGFNEKAYFTNVFKKRTGLTPSEFREEMKKLLS
- a CDS encoding type II toxin-antitoxin system HigB family toxin — protein: MRVIAKRTLRDFWTKHADSEQQLTAWYRETEKSEFKNLNELKIEYPSASILKDNRIVFNIKGNRYRLIVKFNFEYQICWIRFVGTHAEYDKINANEI
- a CDS encoding ClpXP adapter SpxH family protein; the encoded protein is MESNNNNPLLCDIETGMCEMPDSSKTEQEASFSKSSQKPVKVIYYTDPICSSCWGIEPQLRKLKLEYGNSIEIEYRMGGLLPDWSYNSGGISKPSDVAHHWDEVSAHYDMPIDGDVWLEDPLNSSYPPSIAFKAAQMQSEEKAVEFLREIREMVFLQKKNIAKWEHLETAAKSVGLDVAQFKTDNEGRAKELFQEDLKLGKELGVRGFPTMFFVDETGNKEFVYGTKPYAFYEMAILKLAPSSSKAEYSKTWETLFAKYSSLTAKEFAELSGTPRKGSEQFLDELDAKGKLKKLTTKNGSIWKLK
- a CDS encoding tetratricopeptide repeat protein: MIKQITFLILTFVSINVIGQNAEELNEQSKKLIEQQKFEEAIPILKQAAELGNAEAQYNLGYSYRAGVGVEPNTEKGIEWFAKSADQGFNDGLYQMMMAYGNGDGVEQDYKKAFDFGLECAENGDGTCMWNIVNCYYSGMGVEKNMDKMLEWATKLGKLENPENLTKSGYITSTRLQLAQMYRDGGELEKDLFKSYQWFLIFNEFKKDFSYIQQQQIVKEIQELETKLTSDQKANGQKEAEKLLRRPLKNMENLYKAEL
- a CDS encoding glucose 1-dehydrogenase, producing MKNKVIIITGAGMGLGLATAKELASKGANLVLVDYNEKGLADAKAEISKEFPNVKIINVVADVSKEEAVQNYVNEAVKAFGRIDGLYNNAGIEGKQASITEYDVNIFKKVIDINLMGVYYGMRYVIPVMQKQKFGRIVNVASVGGIRGVLNQMPYVASKHAVSGMTKNAALEYGRDGILTNAIAPGAILTPMVAEAFKQVNPSDPKAAETEYAQRNPTKRLGQPHEVAKLVSFLLSEDNGYVSGQTIAIDGGESNIYGNS
- a CDS encoding DUF4265 domain-containing protein, with the protein product MPNSRMTETEKKYEKILFKYHSNVLEELTVETMWCEIIDEENGIYKLDNIPFYGPLIATDDEFYAKFEESEQMLTYQKTTKFSGNSIVLVMILQNGFDKEIIRNRFKELKCTSEGLNDSYFSMEILKDINYFEIKKMLTEYENDGILEYSEPCLSEKHQADLKKITRHNNGYN
- a CDS encoding type II toxin-antitoxin system HigA family antitoxin, giving the protein MKIAPIRNEKDYQSAIKRLELIFDATKGSENGDELEILSILIDRYENENFPIGMPDPIEAIKFRMEQMGMKQKDLAEVVGFKSRVSEILSKKRKLTLDMIRKINTTLHIPTEVLIQDY